The Paenibacillus sp. FSL R7-0204 genome includes a region encoding these proteins:
- a CDS encoding class I SAM-dependent DNA methyltransferase → MSSYGKFAYVYDALMADMPYRDWLAFAETAWGKYGKPRTVAELGCGTGSLTIPLAAAGYHMTGIDLSSDMLSVAQRKLEQQPQGRRFLREGSVQWVQQNMKEWELPEPVDAVISFCDCLNYVLEEQDIRSVFSSTYDGLKPGGTFLFDVHHPNTLIRYEEEQPFVLDEPDISYIWTCELDVPRREIEHHLSIFAREEGRSDTYRRFEETHTQRAYDPEWMKQELLAAGFSEVSLYSDFEWVAADDSAQRLFYVAVK, encoded by the coding sequence GTGTCTTCCTATGGCAAATTTGCTTATGTATACGATGCGCTTATGGCGGATATGCCGTATCGGGATTGGCTGGCCTTTGCCGAGACGGCATGGGGTAAATACGGCAAGCCGCGCACTGTAGCCGAACTAGGCTGCGGTACCGGTAGCCTGACGATTCCGTTGGCTGCTGCTGGTTACCACATGACGGGGATTGATCTCTCTTCCGACATGCTCTCCGTTGCCCAGCGGAAGCTGGAGCAGCAGCCGCAGGGACGGCGCTTTTTGCGGGAGGGCAGTGTCCAGTGGGTTCAGCAGAACATGAAGGAATGGGAGCTGCCGGAGCCGGTGGACGCCGTAATCTCCTTCTGCGATTGCCTGAATTATGTGCTGGAGGAGCAGGACATCCGGTCAGTGTTCTCCAGTACGTATGACGGACTGAAGCCAGGCGGGACCTTCTTATTCGATGTACATCATCCGAACACGCTGATCCGCTATGAGGAAGAGCAGCCTTTCGTGTTGGATGAGCCGGACATCTCCTACATCTGGACCTGTGAGCTGGATGTGCCGCGCCGGGAGATTGAGCATCACCTGTCTATCTTCGCCCGCGAGGAGGGCCGCTCAGACACGTACCGCCGCTTCGAAGAGACCCATACCCAGCGTGCTTATGACCCGGAGTGGATGAAGCAGGAGCTGCTTGCCGCCGGATTCAGCGAGGTGTCATTGTATTCAGACTTCGAGTGGGTGGCGGCGGATGATTCCGCGCAGCGGCTGTTCTATGTGGCTGTGAAATGA
- the yqeH gene encoding ribosome biogenesis GTPase YqeH has translation MNAINDEKMRPEKCSGCGIKLQSVDKELPGYIPEVAFEREPVICQRCFRIKNYNEASSVSVNQDEFLKLLSGVGEKNALVIHIVDLFDFEGSLISGLQRFVGNNQVILAVNKIDLLPKVTNWNRLRNWMQQRCKEEGLRTAEIVLVSAKRNQGFDRLLEAVTELRGQRDVYVVGATNVGKSTLINRLISDYSDLEEELTTSRYPGTTLDMVKIPLDDGHSIIDTPGIVYPWRYSELVERKDLGAVMPENPLKPAVYQLNEGQSLFFGGLGRFDFIQGERQSFTCFISGTLKIHRTKLERADSLYQDHRGELLSPPGTADMDKLPQWQRHEFRIARNSETDLFISGLGWIKVNGTAGAVVAVHVPRGVKVLTRPSLI, from the coding sequence ATGAATGCAATAAACGATGAAAAGATGCGGCCAGAGAAATGCAGCGGCTGCGGCATTAAGCTCCAGAGCGTGGACAAGGAGCTTCCCGGCTATATCCCGGAGGTCGCCTTCGAGCGGGAGCCGGTAATTTGCCAGCGCTGCTTCCGGATCAAGAATTACAATGAAGCCTCTTCCGTATCGGTGAATCAGGATGAATTCCTGAAGCTGTTAAGCGGAGTAGGGGAGAAGAATGCACTGGTCATCCACATCGTGGATCTGTTCGATTTCGAGGGCAGTCTGATTTCGGGGCTGCAGCGGTTCGTTGGCAATAATCAGGTCATCCTGGCGGTGAACAAGATCGATCTGCTGCCGAAGGTTACCAACTGGAACCGGCTGCGCAACTGGATGCAGCAGCGCTGCAAGGAAGAGGGACTGCGCACGGCGGAGATTGTCCTGGTCAGCGCGAAGCGCAATCAGGGCTTCGACCGTCTGCTGGAGGCCGTTACCGAGCTGCGCGGCCAGCGTGATGTATACGTGGTCGGGGCAACTAATGTTGGCAAGTCTACCTTGATTAACCGGCTGATCTCCGATTACAGTGACCTGGAAGAGGAGCTGACGACCTCCCGTTATCCGGGAACCACCCTTGATATGGTCAAAATCCCGCTGGATGACGGCCACTCCATCATTGATACGCCTGGGATCGTATACCCTTGGCGCTACAGTGAGCTGGTCGAGCGCAAGGATCTGGGTGCAGTGATGCCCGAGAATCCGCTCAAGCCTGCAGTCTACCAGCTGAATGAAGGCCAGTCGCTCTTCTTCGGCGGATTGGGACGCTTCGACTTCATTCAGGGGGAACGCCAGTCCTTCACCTGCTTCATCAGCGGCACCCTCAAGATTCACCGCACGAAGCTGGAGCGTGCAGATTCCCTGTACCAAGACCACCGGGGCGAGCTGCTGTCTCCGCCGGGAACTGCCGACATGGACAAGCTGCCGCAGTGGCAGCGGCATGAATTCCGTATCGCCAGGAATAGTGAGACGGACCTGTTCATCTCCGGCCTGGGCTGGATCAAGGTGAACGGTACAGCCGGAGCGGTAGTAGCTGTCCATGTGCCGCGCGGCGTCAAGGTGCTTACCCGTCCGTCGCTGATCTAA
- a CDS encoding nicotinate-nucleotide adenylyltransferase, with translation MRVGIMGGTFDPLHIGHMMAAETARESYSLKEVWFMPSHIPPHKHEAGATGEERLAMVEGAVKNHPSFGILDWEIVRGGVSYTLETVISLQEEYPQHEFFFIVGADMVQYLPKWQGIEELVKRLTFIGVGRPGTPLDLGLLPEFIAGRVLLADMPLVDLSSTMLRARAAEGKSIRYMVPDAVYEYVQRSGLYGVQP, from the coding sequence TTGAGAGTAGGCATAATGGGAGGGACCTTCGATCCTCTGCATATCGGGCATATGATGGCCGCTGAGACGGCGCGCGAGAGCTACAGTCTGAAGGAGGTCTGGTTCATGCCTTCGCATATTCCGCCTCATAAGCATGAGGCTGGGGCAACCGGTGAAGAACGGCTGGCTATGGTAGAGGGAGCGGTGAAGAATCACCCTTCCTTTGGCATTCTTGACTGGGAAATCGTGCGGGGCGGAGTATCCTATACGCTGGAGACGGTGATTAGTCTGCAGGAGGAATATCCGCAGCATGAGTTCTTTTTCATCGTGGGTGCGGATATGGTTCAGTATCTGCCCAAGTGGCAGGGGATCGAAGAGCTGGTGAAGCGGTTGACCTTCATCGGTGTCGGACGTCCGGGCACCCCGCTGGATCTGGGACTGCTGCCGGAGTTCATTGCGGGTAGAGTGCTGCTGGCGGATATGCCGCTGGTCGATCTCTCTTCCACCATGCTCAGAGCCCGGGCCGCCGAAGGAAAGTCGATCCGCTATATGGTTCCGGATGCTGTGTATGAATATGTTCAAAGGAGTGGATTGTATGGAGTTCAGCCGTGA
- a CDS encoding CvfB family protein, with the protein MSLIAGTTVTLEVMREVSPYGYFLSAGDQDIMLHYTELVGSKPKIGDKVEVFLFFDTEDRPAATMKKPYLTLGEMALLEVADIHPRLGCFLEMGLGRQLLLPLSELPELVELRPQIGDKVFAIMEHDKQGRLRAKLAGEQELAPLALPAPESWQGQSVTARVYKPLQMGTFVLVDAGVLGFGIIGMVHSSERSRLLRLGEVIEARVAHIREDGRVNLSMGHRKEVGRDVDSAALLDFLASRPGGGMPYSDATPPDIIKQRFGISKSAFKRALGKLMKEGLVVQKENWTYLAAREEEQAGPDSDSDNQ; encoded by the coding sequence ATGAGTCTGATTGCAGGAACTACGGTTACGCTTGAAGTGATGCGGGAGGTATCCCCTTACGGGTACTTCCTGAGCGCAGGCGACCAGGATATCATGCTTCATTACACCGAGCTTGTGGGCAGCAAGCCGAAGATCGGCGACAAGGTTGAGGTCTTCCTCTTCTTCGATACCGAGGACCGTCCTGCGGCTACGATGAAGAAGCCGTATCTGACGCTTGGCGAGATGGCGCTGCTGGAGGTGGCGGATATCCATCCGCGGCTGGGCTGCTTCCTGGAGATGGGGCTTGGCCGGCAGCTGCTGCTGCCGCTCAGCGAGCTTCCCGAGCTGGTGGAGCTGCGTCCGCAGATTGGCGACAAGGTCTTCGCAATTATGGAGCATGATAAGCAGGGACGTCTCCGTGCCAAGCTGGCCGGAGAGCAGGAGCTCGCACCGCTGGCCTTGCCTGCACCGGAGTCCTGGCAGGGGCAGAGTGTCACCGCACGGGTGTACAAGCCGCTGCAGATGGGCACGTTCGTGCTTGTAGACGCCGGTGTGCTTGGCTTCGGCATCATCGGTATGGTCCACTCCTCTGAGCGCAGCCGTTTGCTGCGTCTGGGCGAAGTGATTGAGGCGCGCGTGGCGCATATCCGTGAGGATGGGCGCGTCAACCTCAGCATGGGCCACCGCAAGGAAGTGGGCCGTGATGTGGATTCGGCGGCTCTGCTTGATTTCCTGGCTTCCCGTCCGGGCGGCGGAATGCCGTATTCGGATGCTACGCCTCCCGATATTATCAAGCAGCGCTTCGGCATCAGCAAATCAGCGTTCAAGCGTGCGCTTGGCAAGCTGATGAAGGAAGGGCTGGTTGTCCAGAAGGAGAACTGGACCTATCTGGCTGCCCGCGAAGAGGAGCAGGCCGGACCGGACAGCGATTCTGACAACCAATAG
- the rsfS gene encoding ribosome silencing factor, which produces MSVQSNKLFELALHAVQDKKAMNVVALDLRSVSPISDYFIICHGNSDTQVQAIATEVRKVVHEAGGMIKGIEGMDAARWVLMDLGDVIVHVFHRDEREYYNIERLWSDAKVVETV; this is translated from the coding sequence ATGAGTGTACAATCAAACAAGCTGTTTGAGCTGGCGTTACACGCCGTTCAGGATAAAAAAGCAATGAATGTGGTGGCCCTCGATCTGCGCAGTGTGTCGCCGATCAGCGATTATTTCATCATCTGCCACGGTAATTCCGATACCCAGGTTCAGGCAATTGCCACTGAGGTGCGCAAGGTTGTTCATGAAGCTGGCGGAATGATCAAAGGCATTGAGGGGATGGATGCAGCACGCTGGGTACTGATGGACCTTGGCGATGTGATCGTCCATGTCTTCCACCGCGATGAACGTGAATATTACAATATTGAGCGTCTGTGGTCGGATGCCAAGGTCGTGGAGACGGTATGA
- a CDS encoding DUF4129 domain-containing transglutaminase family protein, translating into MKHWFQAIRSSWHHGLTMLWLSIIAMQWVSYTVPFWLQETTVSVALTLLAVTAIEIIFPFKRVYRMLLEGAAVVFIIYNVIISYGIYIPDPLLPAFLDRLPGIAASMNPYIWFALGAWALLLVSAWWVNGKARILMFIAANITAFAALDSFTIAVMWQEVAWTVFAGMGWLVTRHLRNFQLHYPRGWTYLLRYPMKVALNIAIIFSLVILAGVNMPGVRPTLTDPYTAWQKWNGNSVSSRPSSGGGDAGSGGSAANGTTSGYSLNDDNLGGGFNFDYSPVMQVTSDLRTYMRGEIRSVYSGKGWTDDDTSGRGKHNEVQVGEPLERAVASKTETRTLKQTVKLLGGNSYPVLFGGYSISGVDSVDGQEQSSGLAWRSEDSELLWNPGGKTRAYPQTYVITSEVPVVPLKELSLQTFEQLYSNKNIDPQYLQLPDNYPERVSTLAKEITARAQTPYEKTILLQQYLQASFPYTNQPDTSRARSKDMVESFLFEIKEGYCDYYSTALVTMARSLDIPARWVKGYAPGEQAEIPDSVMLQQGAAGYVNNNYTITNADAHSWAEIYFGDYGWVPVEATPGFDVPVLTQSEQDIPDQPEVQEEEPEELEPAASGQTDKSAGFHPGTWAVAGAAAVLLLWTLFLIWQRRLHLRFLITRMRLGGQPTPAQKVIAETERWVRYMRRKGMLKKEHETLRESVARWSVERPQAAGSLAALLKMFERANYSPEVIEDKDWHSVYTEALRLRKSMKSGK; encoded by the coding sequence ATGAAGCACTGGTTCCAGGCGATACGTTCCTCATGGCATCACGGGCTGACAATGCTATGGCTAAGCATTATCGCTATGCAGTGGGTGTCCTATACGGTGCCCTTCTGGCTACAGGAGACCACCGTTTCTGTAGCACTAACCCTGCTGGCCGTTACAGCTATTGAAATTATTTTTCCGTTCAAAAGAGTGTACCGCATGCTGCTGGAAGGCGCGGCAGTGGTATTTATTATATACAATGTGATTATCAGTTACGGTATTTACATTCCTGATCCTCTGCTGCCGGCATTTCTTGACCGGCTGCCGGGGATAGCGGCATCGATGAACCCGTATATCTGGTTTGCACTGGGGGCTTGGGCTCTGCTGCTTGTGTCCGCCTGGTGGGTGAACGGCAAGGCGCGGATTCTGATGTTCATCGCGGCGAATATCACGGCCTTCGCCGCGCTGGATTCGTTCACGATAGCGGTAATGTGGCAGGAGGTAGCCTGGACGGTCTTTGCCGGTATGGGCTGGCTGGTCACGCGGCATCTGAGGAATTTCCAGCTGCATTATCCGCGCGGCTGGACCTATCTGCTGAGGTACCCGATGAAGGTGGCCTTGAATATAGCGATTATTTTCTCACTGGTCATTCTTGCCGGGGTGAACATGCCGGGCGTGCGTCCAACCTTGACCGATCCTTATACCGCCTGGCAAAAGTGGAATGGGAACTCGGTCTCGTCCAGACCCTCCTCCGGGGGCGGGGACGCTGGAAGCGGCGGGTCAGCGGCGAACGGGACGACGTCGGGCTACAGCCTGAATGATGACAATCTGGGCGGCGGCTTCAACTTTGATTATTCGCCGGTCATGCAAGTGACCTCCGATCTGCGCACCTATATGCGCGGCGAGATCCGCAGCGTGTATTCAGGCAAAGGCTGGACAGATGATGATACCTCCGGCCGGGGAAAGCATAACGAGGTGCAGGTGGGCGAGCCGCTGGAGCGCGCTGTCGCCTCCAAGACAGAGACCCGTACGCTCAAGCAGACCGTTAAGCTGCTTGGAGGGAACAGTTATCCGGTTCTGTTCGGCGGCTATTCGATCTCGGGGGTAGACTCGGTGGACGGGCAGGAACAGAGCAGCGGCTTGGCCTGGCGGAGTGAAGACAGTGAACTGCTGTGGAATCCCGGAGGCAAAACAAGAGCTTACCCTCAGACCTATGTGATAACCTCGGAGGTGCCGGTGGTTCCCCTTAAGGAACTGAGCCTGCAGACCTTCGAGCAGCTCTACAGCAACAAGAATATCGACCCGCAGTATCTTCAGCTCCCCGATAACTATCCTGAGCGGGTGAGCACACTTGCCAAGGAGATTACGGCGAGAGCGCAGACGCCTTACGAGAAGACGATTCTGCTGCAGCAATATCTGCAAGCTTCTTTCCCTTACACGAATCAGCCGGATACCTCACGGGCCAGAAGCAAGGACATGGTCGAGAGCTTCCTGTTTGAGATCAAGGAAGGATACTGCGATTACTATTCCACGGCGCTTGTTACTATGGCAAGATCACTGGATATACCTGCCCGCTGGGTGAAGGGATATGCTCCAGGAGAGCAGGCCGAGATTCCGGATAGCGTAATGCTTCAGCAGGGCGCTGCCGGTTATGTAAATAACAACTACACGATTACTAATGCGGACGCCCACTCCTGGGCCGAGATCTATTTCGGCGATTACGGGTGGGTACCTGTAGAGGCAACGCCCGGCTTCGATGTTCCGGTGCTCACGCAGAGTGAACAGGATATTCCGGACCAGCCTGAAGTGCAGGAAGAGGAGCCGGAAGAGCTTGAGCCGGCGGCATCGGGCCAGACGGACAAGTCTGCCGGATTCCATCCCGGCACCTGGGCTGTGGCTGGAGCAGCCGCTGTACTCCTGCTCTGGACCCTATTCCTGATCTGGCAGCGCCGGCTCCACCTGCGCTTCCTGATTACACGTATGCGTCTAGGTGGTCAGCCGACTCCGGCGCAAAAAGTTATCGCAGAAACGGAGCGCTGGGTAAGGTATATGCGCAGGAAGGGTATGCTGAAGAAAGAGCATGAGACCCTGCGCGAATCCGTAGCACGGTGGAGCGTGGAACGCCCGCAAGCTGCGGGCAGTCTTGCTGCACTGCTGAAGATGTTCGAGCGGGCGAATTACAGCCCTGAGGTTATTGAAGACAAAGACTGGCACAGCGTGTATACTGAAGCTTTGCGGCTGCGAAAAAGCATGAAGTCCGGCAAGTAA
- the yqeK gene encoding bis(5'-nucleosyl)-tetraphosphatase (symmetrical) YqeK, with protein MEFSREALIEAVSGQMPDKRWKHTLGVMESAVKLAQRYGADPQRAETAAILHDVAKYWPVERMREIIEQNGLSAELLKYDKQLWHAEVGAYTAEHDYGIQDTEVLDAIRYHTSGRENMGLLERIVCLADYIEPGRDFPGVEEIRRLSKVSLEEGLIAGLDSTIRVLLEKRRVVFPLTVLARNDLVRTLEDKL; from the coding sequence ATGGAGTTCAGCCGTGAAGCGCTGATTGAGGCGGTATCCGGCCAGATGCCGGACAAACGCTGGAAGCATACACTCGGTGTGATGGAGTCCGCTGTGAAGCTGGCTCAGCGTTATGGCGCTGATCCGCAGCGGGCCGAGACCGCCGCCATCCTGCATGATGTGGCCAAGTATTGGCCGGTAGAACGGATGCGGGAGATCATTGAACAGAATGGATTATCCGCCGAGCTTTTGAAATATGACAAGCAGCTATGGCATGCTGAGGTTGGTGCTTATACCGCCGAACATGATTATGGTATTCAGGATACTGAGGTGCTGGACGCGATCCGTTACCATACCTCGGGACGCGAGAACATGGGCCTGCTGGAGCGGATCGTCTGTCTGGCTGATTATATTGAGCCTGGACGGGACTTCCCCGGTGTGGAGGAGATACGCAGGCTATCGAAGGTCAGCCTGGAGGAAGGGCTGATTGCCGGACTGGATTCCACTATACGTGTACTGCTGGAGAAGCGCCGGGTCGTATTTCCGCTTACGGTGCTGGCGCGCAACGATTTAGTTAGAACATTGGAGGATAAACTATGA
- the aroE gene encoding shikimate dehydrogenase, producing MTETGRNTQSHGELLLGVMGDPIAQSKSPLMHGAALQSLGLSGAYVPLHITPDKLGDAVQAIRTLGFRGVNVTIPHKVAVMEHLDQLDSSAVDVGAVNTIVNDNGILTGFNTDGIGYVRSLKTEAAPDLTGTRILVIGAGGAARGIVSALLKEQPAMVLIANRNEERAHHLADSFSSRGSLAGAGMDTVPGVLGSMDIVINTTSVGMYPHMEDMPIDPAGLHEGMIVSDLIYNPLHTRLLTESLKRGCTIHGGLGMFVYQGAYALEYWTGLVAPAAIMRQTIADCLGQVPGK from the coding sequence ATGACTGAGACAGGCAGGAACACGCAGAGTCACGGGGAGCTCTTGCTGGGCGTGATGGGTGACCCGATTGCCCAGTCCAAATCCCCGCTGATGCACGGGGCGGCGCTCCAGTCGCTCGGTCTCTCCGGGGCTTATGTGCCGCTGCATATCACGCCGGACAAGCTGGGTGATGCGGTGCAGGCGATACGGACGCTTGGCTTCCGCGGCGTGAATGTAACGATTCCACATAAGGTTGCTGTGATGGAGCATCTGGACCAGCTGGATTCAAGTGCGGTCGATGTCGGCGCAGTCAATACCATCGTTAACGATAATGGGATACTGACTGGCTTCAATACGGATGGGATCGGATATGTTCGCTCGCTTAAGACAGAGGCTGCGCCGGATCTCACCGGCACCCGTATTCTGGTGATTGGAGCCGGCGGTGCGGCCAGAGGGATTGTCTCGGCGCTGCTGAAGGAGCAGCCGGCAATGGTCCTGATTGCGAACCGTAATGAGGAACGGGCGCATCACCTGGCAGATAGCTTCAGCAGCCGGGGGAGCTTAGCCGGAGCAGGGATGGATACCGTTCCTGGCGTGCTAGGCAGCATGGATATCGTAATCAATACAACATCGGTAGGCATGTATCCGCATATGGAGGACATGCCGATCGATCCGGCCGGGCTACATGAAGGGATGATCGTCAGCGATCTGATCTATAATCCGCTTCATACCCGGTTGCTTACAGAGAGCCTGAAGCGCGGCTGCACTATTCACGGCGGGCTGGGCATGTTCGTTTATCAGGGAGCTTACGCCCTGGAGTATTGGACGGGGCTTGTCGCTCCCGCAGCGATTATGCGGCAGACTATTGCGGATTGCCTCGGCCAGGTGCCAGGCAAATGA
- a CDS encoding YqeG family HAD IIIA-type phosphatase has product MFERLVPKLRVNTVFDIALEELYRQGYRGIITDLDNTLVGAKAPLATPELLLWFAKVKELGFKLVIVSNNNMDRVSRFATPLNIEFVHQAKKPSNSPFLRAMKLMELGPEQTIVVGDQMLTDVYGGNRLGLFTVLVLPISVKDEGIGTRINRRVEQIALTRLRKQGLWQEEDKS; this is encoded by the coding sequence TTGTTCGAAAGATTAGTCCCTAAGCTCCGGGTAAACACGGTGTTTGATATCGCTCTGGAGGAGCTGTACCGCCAAGGATACCGGGGAATTATTACGGATCTGGATAATACGCTGGTCGGTGCCAAGGCGCCGCTGGCTACTCCTGAGCTGCTGCTCTGGTTCGCTAAGGTGAAGGAACTGGGCTTCAAGCTTGTGATTGTATCCAACAACAATATGGACCGGGTGTCGCGTTTTGCTACCCCGCTGAATATTGAATTTGTACATCAGGCCAAGAAGCCCAGCAATTCCCCGTTCCTGCGGGCCATGAAGCTGATGGAGCTGGGACCGGAGCAGACGATTGTGGTCGGCGACCAGATGCTTACCGATGTATACGGCGGCAACCGGCTGGGTCTGTTCACGGTACTCGTGCTGCCAATCTCAGTCAAGGATGAAGGAATAGGAACAAGAATTAACCGCAGAGTGGAGCAGATTGCCTTGACCCGTCTGCGGAAGCAAGGATTGTGGCAAGAGGAGGATAAATCTTAA
- the yhbY gene encoding ribosome assembly RNA-binding protein YhbY, protein MLTGKQKRYLRSLAHHLDAVFQVGKGGVNDHLIRHIEEAIEKRELMKISVLNNNADDPKEIGAALAEQSGSELVQVIGKTIVLYKESRDNKTIELPR, encoded by the coding sequence ATGTTAACAGGCAAACAAAAACGTTATCTGCGCTCTTTGGCTCATCATCTGGATGCTGTATTTCAGGTTGGCAAAGGCGGCGTAAACGATCATCTGATCCGTCACATTGAAGAAGCTATTGAGAAACGCGAGCTGATGAAGATCAGTGTATTGAATAACAACGCTGATGATCCCAAGGAAATTGGTGCCGCGCTTGCCGAACAGTCCGGTTCGGAGCTTGTTCAGGTTATCGGCAAGACTATCGTTCTGTACAAGGAATCACGCGACAACAAAACGATCGAGCTTCCAAGATAG